In Raphanus sativus cultivar WK10039 chromosome 5, ASM80110v3, whole genome shotgun sequence, the following proteins share a genomic window:
- the LOC130495235 gene encoding uncharacterized protein LOC130495235 produces MSATTELPTKEANLLKGHEGAVLAARFNGDGNYALTCGKDRTIRLWNPHRGILIKTYKSHGREIGDVHVTSYNAKFCSCGGGRQVYYWDVWTLLTMRGKLKGTEWDPETSHRINFSDFMKLLDSNCVQYMEYSNYGQTISVILPYCKDEEPLGEEEDTKREIIQFWIECQFVGLNDVLTKLHQQIANVEVFNVDVVPAEVYTTVATFVVWSMRLALFVSLYVWIDNITRPIYAKLLHHKLLMLRRHLSGVFLLLPLGILGIFDAMGLLAASRGKHMEAFVEQVGDGSTIRVYLLPELQFVQVSLLDSRLHRWEGDLRNKLLWRQMLHQLLMELRLVVL; encoded by the exons ATGAGCGCGACGACGGAGCTGCCGACGAAAGAGGCGAACTTGCTCAAAGGCCACGAAGGGGCGGTTTTAGCGGCGAGGTTTAACGGCGACGGAAACTACGCTCTCACGTGCGGCAAGGATCGAACCATCCGCCTATGGAACCCTCACCGCGGAATCCTAATCAAGACGTACAAATCCCATGGCCGCGAGATCGGCGACGTTCATGTTACTTC ATACAATGCCAAATTTTGTTCATGTGGTGGTGGTAGACAAGTTTATTACTGGGATGTTTGGACGCTGTTAACGATGCGTGGGAAGTTAAAGGGAACAGAATGGGATCCCGAGACATCTCACCGGATCAACTTTAGCGATTTCATGAAGCTCTTAGATTCCAACTGTGTTCAGTACATGGAGTACTCAAATTACGGACAGACAATTTCAG TCATATTGCCTTATTGTAAAGATGAGGAGCCtctaggagaagaagaagacacgaAAAGGGagataattcaattttggatCGAATGCCAATTTGTTGGTTTGAATGATGTTTTGACCAAGCTGCATCAGCAGATAGCCAATGTAGAGGTTTTCAACGTAGATGTGGTTCCAGCTGAAGTCTACACTACAGTTGCCACTTTTGTGGTTTGGTCTATGAGACTTGCTCTGTTTGTTTCGCTTTACGTTTGGATCGACAATATAACGAGACCAATCTATGCTAAGTTACTACATCACAa GTTACTGATGCTGCGGAGGCATCTGTCAGGAGTCTTCCTCCTTCTGCCGTTGGGGATTCTTGGAATTTTTGATGCTATGGGTCTTTTAGCCGCAAGTAGAGGCAAGCACATGGAAGCTTTTGTTGAGCAAGTCGGTGATGGCAGTACCATCCGGGTTTATCTTCTTCCTGAATTACAGTTTGTGCAAGTTTCGCTGCTGGACTCCAG GCTCCATCGATGGGAAGGAGATCTGCGCAATAAACTGTTGTGGAGACAGATGTTGCATCAGCTCCTAATGGAGCTGCGCCTCGTGGTCCTCTAA